From Cecembia calidifontis, one genomic window encodes:
- a CDS encoding SusC/RagA family TonB-linked outer membrane protein, which translates to MFMEKLYKSLSVLVLLLVLSSATAMAQRTVTGTILDEFGDGLPGVTVLVKGTTTGTATDIDGKFSLNVPGDNAVLVFSFIGYQTVEQVVGNRSVINLSMQPDERQLSELVITGYTIDSRRETTGSISTVNPRDLTIIPTGNVEQTLQGRIAGVTVVTNGQPGTTSQIRVRGFGAFGGNQPLYIVDGVPVENTDFLNPDDIESTTVLKDAAAASIYGARAANGVIVYTTKRGNKRAQKLRFDYHGMMGFTDPGRGLDMTNPQEYADLTWLAEINQARIDGRAPNFGHPQLGNGPRPVLPYYINVGGAAGVPGPLTPAQLEEQRALYNIDPRRGPVHQLVRAATGEGTDWYDAITRRAPIQRHSMGFYGGSGTSRFFLGLGIQDQAGILLNNDFRRITLRANSEHDLGSKVRVGQNFQATYRQVLGQTGGNGGVGVSADENDILQAFRMPSMIPVRDEFGGWAGTAARGFNNPRNPVANRDGLKNNRNFNANAFGNVYVEVDPIENLTLRSSIGGQYDNFYGVGFTRLQYENSENNSAFGYNEFSGYVYRWTFTNTAQYKKTFGRHAIDVLAGQEALNTGRGRNMNTTGQNPFSEDPNFVTISNLPFATRIANSSQFLGVNFLSFFGRVNYSYNDRYLFSAVIRRDGSSRFGPNTRWGTFPAFSAAWRLSSEEFMSSATWLDDLKIRGGWGQMGNSNNVDPNNQFSLFGGDLAASSYDIAGTNSSAIIGFRRTRIGNPNARWETAVTKNIGFDGTAFGGKLDFIIDLWQKDTKDLLFQVPIPSVAGFNAAAPSVNIGEMMNRGIDIMIGTRGNFSSDWTYELQVNGGFLKNEIVYLAPGLDFITNFNPGFRGIFPIRNQVGQPISSFFGFIVDGLFQSAEDVANHAVQDGAAPGRFKYRDVNGDGVINADDRAFLGSPVPKFSGGLNFTVAYKNFDLAAYFYGTYGNKIWAQWRWFTDFFPTFEGAAISRRLLNAWTPENPNATVPVVDKTANFSTSGVANSYYVVDGSYLRLQNLTLGYTMPNTLLQRWKLERLRVFGSVNNLFTITGYDGLDPMVGGNVDLAFGIDVGNYPVTRGYTFGLNLSF; encoded by the coding sequence ATGTTTATGGAAAAACTTTACAAAAGTCTAAGTGTGCTTGTGCTACTCTTAGTGCTTTCGAGCGCCACGGCGATGGCGCAAAGAACGGTGACGGGTACCATCCTGGATGAGTTCGGGGATGGCTTGCCTGGTGTTACCGTTTTGGTGAAAGGTACCACAACAGGAACTGCTACTGACATTGATGGAAAATTCTCCCTCAATGTTCCAGGTGACAATGCCGTGTTGGTATTCTCATTTATCGGTTATCAAACTGTAGAACAGGTAGTTGGTAACCGTTCAGTAATCAACCTGTCCATGCAGCCTGACGAAAGACAATTGTCAGAATTGGTTATCACCGGTTATACCATTGATAGCCGTCGTGAGACTACAGGTTCAATTTCAACGGTTAATCCGAGGGATTTGACCATTATCCCAACCGGTAACGTTGAACAAACCCTACAAGGTAGGATTGCAGGTGTTACTGTTGTAACCAACGGTCAGCCAGGTACCACTTCCCAGATCAGGGTACGTGGTTTTGGTGCATTCGGTGGTAACCAGCCTCTTTATATTGTAGACGGTGTGCCTGTTGAGAATACCGACTTCCTTAACCCGGATGACATCGAATCTACCACGGTATTGAAAGATGCTGCAGCGGCTTCCATTTATGGTGCCAGAGCGGCTAACGGTGTGATCGTTTACACTACCAAAAGAGGTAACAAAAGGGCTCAAAAATTGAGATTCGATTATCATGGTATGATGGGTTTCACTGACCCAGGAAGAGGATTGGATATGACCAACCCTCAGGAGTATGCAGATCTGACTTGGTTGGCTGAGATCAATCAGGCAAGAATTGATGGTCGTGCTCCGAACTTTGGTCACCCGCAGTTAGGTAACGGTCCAAGACCTGTATTACCTTATTATATCAACGTTGGTGGTGCTGCAGGTGTGCCAGGACCTTTGACCCCTGCTCAGTTAGAAGAGCAAAGAGCTTTATATAACATTGATCCAAGAAGAGGTCCAGTTCATCAGTTGGTGAGGGCAGCTACAGGAGAGGGTACAGACTGGTATGACGCCATCACTAGAAGGGCTCCTATTCAAAGACATTCTATGGGGTTCTATGGTGGCAGCGGTACCAGTAGATTCTTTCTGGGATTGGGTATTCAAGATCAGGCAGGTATTTTGTTGAATAATGACTTCAGAAGGATCACTTTAAGAGCTAACTCTGAACATGATTTGGGAAGCAAAGTTCGCGTTGGTCAAAACTTCCAAGCTACCTACCGTCAGGTATTAGGACAGACAGGTGGAAACGGAGGTGTAGGTGTTTCAGCTGATGAAAACGACATTTTGCAAGCCTTCCGTATGCCGTCTATGATTCCTGTTAGAGATGAATTTGGTGGTTGGGCAGGTACTGCAGCAAGGGGTTTTAACAACCCAAGGAACCCAGTAGCCAACCGTGACGGTTTGAAAAATAACAGAAACTTCAATGCCAATGCATTTGGTAACGTATATGTAGAAGTAGATCCAATTGAAAATCTGACTTTAAGATCTTCTATAGGTGGCCAGTATGACAACTTCTATGGCGTTGGATTCACAAGATTGCAATACGAAAACTCCGAAAACAACTCTGCTTTCGGTTACAATGAATTCTCCGGCTATGTGTACAGATGGACATTTACCAATACTGCTCAGTACAAGAAAACTTTTGGCAGACATGCAATTGATGTATTAGCCGGTCAGGAAGCCTTGAATACCGGTAGAGGTAGAAATATGAACACTACGGGGCAAAACCCTTTTTCTGAGGACCCTAACTTCGTGACCATATCTAACTTGCCATTTGCAACAAGGATTGCAAACTCAAGCCAGTTCTTGGGCGTTAATTTCCTTTCTTTCTTTGGAAGGGTGAATTACTCCTATAATGACAGGTATTTGTTCAGTGCAGTAATCCGTCGTGATGGTTCTTCCAGATTTGGTCCTAATACGAGATGGGGGACTTTCCCAGCATTCTCTGCTGCATGGAGGCTTTCCTCTGAAGAATTCATGTCTTCTGCTACATGGTTGGATGATTTGAAAATCAGAGGTGGTTGGGGACAAATGGGTAATTCCAACAACGTGGATCCAAATAACCAGTTCTCTTTGTTCGGTGGTGATTTGGCTGCTTCTTCTTACGATATCGCTGGCACCAACAGCTCAGCCATTATTGGTTTCAGAAGAACCCGTATTGGTAACCCTAATGCAAGATGGGAAACAGCTGTAACCAAAAACATTGGTTTTGATGGAACTGCCTTTGGTGGTAAATTGGACTTCATCATTGATTTGTGGCAAAAAGATACCAAGGATTTGTTGTTCCAAGTCCCAATCCCATCAGTTGCAGGCTTTAATGCCGCCGCTCCTTCTGTCAACATCGGTGAAATGATGAACAGAGGTATTGATATCATGATTGGTACACGTGGTAATTTCTCCTCTGATTGGACTTATGAATTGCAGGTGAATGGTGGTTTCTTGAAAAATGAGATTGTTTACTTGGCTCCTGGCCTTGACTTCATCACCAATTTTAACCCTGGATTCAGAGGTATTTTCCCGATCAGAAACCAAGTTGGTCAGCCGATTTCTTCATTTTTTGGTTTTATTGTTGACGGTTTGTTCCAATCTGCTGAAGATGTTGCAAATCATGCAGTTCAGGATGGGGCTGCACCTGGTAGGTTTAAGTATAGAGATGTTAATGGTGACGGAGTGATCAATGCAGATGATAGAGCATTCCTGGGTTCTCCGGTCCCTAAATTCTCTGGAGGTTTGAACTTTACGGTTGCTTACAAAAACTTTGATTTGGCTGCTTACTTCTACGGTACTTATGGTAACAAGATTTGGGCACAGTGGAGATGGTTTACCGACTTCTTCCCAACTTTCGAAGGTGCTGCTATTTCAAGACGTCTGTTAAATGCATGGACACCAGAGAATCCTAACGCTACTGTACCGGTAGTTGACAAAACAGCTAATTTCAGTACCTCCGGTGTGGCAAACAGCTATTATGTAGTGGACGGTTCATATTTGAGATTACAGAACTTGACATTGGGTTATACCATGCCCAATACTTTGTTGCAAAGGTGGAAATTGGAAAGATTGAGAGTGTTTGGTTCTGTAAACAACTTGTTTACCATTACAGGATATGATGGATTGGATCCAATGGTAGGCGGTAACGTTGACTTGGCCTTCGGTATAGATGTGGGTAACTATCCTGTTACAAGAGGTTACACATTTGGTTTGAATTTGAGTTTCTAA
- a CDS encoding RagB/SusD family nutrient uptake outer membrane protein, giving the protein MKRFKIQIAAILAAGSMLFATSCEDFLEVPAVGQLSEAQLTSLEGLNAALIAAYSQVNGRFQRMASPSNWVWGSIRGGDANKGTDPGDFVSINPIQRYEAFSTIDILEENWNGNYEGIARNNTVLRLLDKKDPSVTDAQARGIEAQARFLRAHHYFQLYRNFNKVPIVPHTVDYGSPEFSNLSNDQEMLPFIEAEFRFAAENLPPTQPQVGRVNSWAAKAYLGKVLLYAKKYAEAKQVFDDVIANGRTSNNLPYGLVPYYDDMFRGANDNHQESVWAYQSAANTGSVNNANPEFDLNFPYNTGPNGPGNCCGFFQPSFTFVNSFRTNAQGLPLLDGSYNQPANRVVNDMGITSAQPFTPDAGPLDPRLDHTVGRRGIPYLDWQDHPGEAWIRNQPNGGPYSPKKYVYQRAEQGTFQDNSSWTPGYTGINFMIIRFADVLLMAAEAEVELGNLEAARALVNRVRTRAKNSELLRSNGQPAANYVIDTYNTPWTDVNLAREAVRFERKLELGMEGHRFYDLARWGTLKAEIDFYLALDGTLLQAALGGASFTVNRDEWLPIPQNQIDLMGSDKLRQNPGF; this is encoded by the coding sequence ATGAAAAGATTTAAAATTCAAATTGCGGCGATATTGGCAGCGGGTTCTATGCTGTTTGCCACAAGCTGTGAGGACTTCTTGGAAGTCCCAGCAGTAGGCCAGCTTTCAGAAGCCCAGTTGACCTCTTTGGAAGGTCTCAATGCGGCTTTGATAGCTGCATATTCTCAGGTAAATGGTAGGTTCCAAAGAATGGCTTCTCCTTCCAACTGGGTGTGGGGAAGCATCAGAGGTGGAGATGCTAATAAGGGTACTGATCCTGGTGATTTCGTTTCTATTAACCCAATTCAAAGATATGAAGCTTTTTCAACCATTGATATTTTGGAGGAAAACTGGAACGGTAATTACGAAGGTATTGCAAGGAATAATACTGTTTTGAGGCTTTTAGACAAAAAAGACCCTAGCGTTACAGATGCTCAAGCAAGAGGCATTGAGGCACAGGCAAGGTTCTTGAGGGCCCATCATTATTTCCAATTGTATAGAAATTTCAATAAAGTGCCCATCGTTCCCCATACAGTAGATTATGGCTCTCCAGAATTCAGTAATCTGAGCAATGATCAGGAAATGCTACCGTTTATTGAAGCAGAATTCAGATTTGCAGCAGAAAACCTTCCACCGACACAACCTCAGGTGGGTCGGGTGAACTCATGGGCGGCTAAAGCATATTTGGGTAAAGTATTGTTGTATGCAAAAAAATATGCTGAAGCTAAACAAGTATTCGATGACGTGATTGCCAATGGCAGAACCAGTAATAACCTGCCTTATGGCTTGGTGCCTTACTATGATGATATGTTCAGAGGAGCCAATGACAACCATCAGGAGTCTGTTTGGGCATATCAGTCGGCGGCAAATACAGGATCTGTTAATAATGCAAACCCCGAGTTTGACCTAAATTTTCCTTATAATACCGGTCCGAATGGTCCCGGTAACTGTTGTGGGTTCTTCCAGCCAAGCTTCACCTTTGTGAACTCTTTTAGAACCAACGCTCAAGGTCTTCCTTTGTTGGATGGTTCTTACAATCAACCTGCAAATAGGGTTGTTAATGACATGGGCATCACCTCTGCTCAACCATTTACACCGGATGCCGGTCCCCTTGACCCAAGATTAGACCATACTGTTGGTAGAAGAGGTATCCCTTATTTGGATTGGCAAGACCATCCTGGAGAAGCTTGGATCCGTAACCAGCCTAATGGTGGCCCATACTCTCCAAAGAAATATGTGTACCAAAGAGCTGAACAAGGTACCTTCCAAGATAACTCCTCTTGGACTCCAGGATATACCGGTATCAACTTTATGATCATCCGCTTTGCTGACGTGCTTTTGATGGCTGCGGAAGCTGAAGTTGAATTGGGTAATTTGGAGGCTGCTAGAGCTTTGGTAAACAGAGTAAGGACAAGAGCTAAAAACTCTGAATTGTTAAGGTCCAATGGCCAACCTGCGGCAAATTATGTGATTGATACATACAATACACCATGGACGGATGTTAACCTTGCCAGAGAAGCAGTAAGATTTGAGAGAAAATTGGAATTGGGAATGGAAGGTCACAGATTCTATGACCTGGCAAGGTGGGGTACCCTTAAGGCTGAAATTGATTTTTATTTAGCATTGGATGGTACATTGTTACAGGCTGCTTTAGGTGGGGCTTCATTTACCGTAAACAGAGATGAATGGTTGCCTATCCCTCAAAACCAAATTGACTTGATGGGGTCGGATAAATTGAGACAAAACCCTGGTTTCTAA
- a CDS encoding FG-GAP-like repeat-containing protein produces the protein MRVNYLWIAAWIVLLAACSKKTDHLFNLKPASETGIDFNNLIVESDTFNILTDEYIFNGGGVAVGDFNNDGLPDLYFTGNQVANKLYLNKGNFKFEDITTSSQTAAADRWSTGVTVVDINADGWLDIYVCAAMFPDKERRANMLFVNQGLDKEGKPYFKELAKEYGIAENGNSMWATFFDYNNDGLLDLYVLNNEQVKGVPSNFREKITDGSAINNDRLYKNNGDGTFSDVTLEAGITIEGFGLGLAVADINQDGWPDLYISNDYMPNDILYINNQDGTFSNKTREYIRHQSMFSMGSDIADYNNDGYLDIITLDMLGETNYRKKTTIAKNSYQTYINNEEWGYEYQHVRNMLHVGNGPGIPFSEIGFLAGVYQTDWSWSPLFVDMDNDGKRDLLITNGFPRDITDKDFANYRADVGNVASARQLLDSIPIVKIPNYSFKNNGDWTFENVGDTWGLNKPSFSNGAVFVDLDGDGDLDYVVNNINDPAFVFENRLNQKKKDVPNYLRVKLKGSAHNPYGIGAKIALKTKDGQLIYHEQHLSRGYMSAVEDIVHFGLGSSEAIASVEIYWQEGKYQKLENLTANQVLILELNNASPKALTELAFPFTPKKVDHFVNEIADQLGIDYLHKEADKIDYNVQRTLPHKLTQFGPSLAVGDVNGDGLEDFIVGSSAGFAPQLFIQQASGAFDQRNLFSDATENKYEEMGMVLFDLDNDGDLDLYMVSGSSEFLPDSEEYLDRVYLNDGKGNFSRSQDAFEAVIASGSVVKAADFDGDGWMDLFVGGRAPIAQYPFPEQSFLFRNNQGKLEDVTELWAPGLRKIGMITDALWSDVNDDGLVDLVLVGELMPITIFNNTGSKLEKLPDTGLEKYLGWWNSIVAGDFNGDGKMDYVVGNLGANNYYHPSAERPVTVYGKDFDNNRSIDPVIFTYFKDNSGNYTSVPAHYWDDLYGQSPLFRRKFTGYKNYARITEETFFTKEELEGAMVLKGNYDRSSWVENLGNGKFRVHELPLMAQFAPVNGMIVDDINGDGNMDVLMVGNDYGNEVFSGRYDAFTGLVLLGDGKGSFTPIRSYDSGFLVPGDAKSMAMVHDGKGQPLYLSTQNRGKLKVHQSIKLNGDYLRIPPTVHSVVIEFTDGRTRKVEVKNRSGFLSNSSSSIFLPKNVKSVIGIDYKGKRVSF, from the coding sequence ATGAGAGTAAATTATTTATGGATCGCGGCTTGGATAGTACTTCTTGCTGCTTGTTCCAAAAAAACAGATCATTTATTTAACCTAAAACCGGCCAGTGAAACAGGTATTGATTTTAACAACCTTATCGTTGAGTCCGATACTTTTAATATTCTTACTGATGAATACATTTTCAATGGGGGAGGGGTGGCTGTTGGAGACTTTAACAATGATGGTTTGCCTGACCTTTATTTTACAGGTAATCAGGTAGCCAATAAGTTGTATTTGAATAAAGGTAATTTCAAGTTTGAGGATATTACAACCTCTTCCCAAACTGCTGCAGCCGACCGGTGGAGTACGGGGGTAACAGTTGTCGACATCAATGCTGATGGCTGGCTGGATATTTATGTATGTGCAGCGATGTTTCCCGATAAAGAAAGGCGTGCCAATATGCTGTTTGTAAATCAGGGACTTGATAAAGAAGGGAAGCCCTATTTCAAGGAATTGGCCAAAGAATATGGTATAGCTGAAAATGGGAATAGCATGTGGGCTACATTCTTTGATTATAACAATGATGGGCTTTTGGATTTGTATGTCCTCAATAATGAACAAGTTAAAGGTGTTCCTTCTAATTTCAGGGAGAAAATCACTGATGGTTCAGCCATCAACAATGATAGGCTTTACAAAAACAATGGGGATGGCACTTTCTCTGATGTAACCTTGGAAGCTGGAATTACCATTGAAGGATTTGGTTTGGGGTTGGCTGTTGCTGATATCAATCAGGATGGGTGGCCTGATCTTTACATTTCCAATGATTATATGCCCAATGACATCCTTTACATCAACAATCAGGATGGTACCTTTTCCAATAAAACCAGGGAGTATATCCGTCACCAAAGCATGTTCTCCATGGGATCTGATATTGCTGATTACAACAATGACGGATATCTCGATATCATCACTTTGGACATGTTGGGAGAAACCAACTACAGAAAGAAAACAACAATTGCCAAAAACTCCTATCAAACCTATATCAATAATGAAGAGTGGGGATATGAGTACCAACATGTCCGTAACATGCTGCATGTAGGAAATGGTCCTGGGATTCCTTTTAGTGAAATTGGGTTTTTGGCCGGGGTGTATCAAACGGATTGGTCCTGGTCTCCTTTGTTTGTCGATATGGATAATGACGGCAAAAGGGATCTTTTGATTACAAATGGTTTTCCCAGAGACATTACAGATAAGGATTTTGCCAATTATAGGGCAGATGTAGGGAATGTGGCTTCTGCCCGGCAATTGTTGGATTCCATTCCCATTGTCAAAATCCCTAATTACTCATTTAAGAACAATGGTGATTGGACTTTCGAAAATGTAGGAGATACTTGGGGTTTGAATAAGCCCTCTTTTTCAAATGGAGCAGTATTTGTCGACTTAGATGGGGATGGGGATCTGGATTATGTGGTCAATAATATCAATGATCCGGCTTTTGTGTTTGAGAATAGGCTTAATCAAAAGAAGAAGGATGTCCCGAATTACCTTCGTGTCAAATTAAAAGGATCAGCACATAACCCATATGGAATAGGGGCCAAAATCGCCCTGAAAACCAAAGATGGGCAACTGATCTACCACGAACAACATCTTTCCAGGGGCTACATGTCTGCTGTGGAAGATATAGTCCATTTTGGGTTGGGAAGTTCTGAAGCTATTGCTTCCGTTGAAATTTATTGGCAGGAAGGAAAATATCAGAAGTTAGAAAATCTTACAGCCAATCAGGTCTTGATACTAGAATTAAATAATGCTTCCCCAAAGGCTTTAACCGAATTGGCTTTTCCTTTTACCCCCAAAAAGGTGGATCATTTTGTAAATGAAATTGCCGATCAATTGGGAATTGATTATCTGCACAAGGAAGCGGATAAAATTGATTACAATGTCCAAAGGACCCTGCCTCATAAATTGACCCAGTTTGGCCCCAGCTTGGCAGTAGGGGATGTCAATGGAGATGGATTGGAGGATTTTATTGTTGGAAGCTCCGCAGGATTTGCTCCTCAATTGTTCATTCAGCAAGCTTCCGGAGCATTTGACCAACGGAATCTATTCTCAGATGCCACTGAAAATAAATATGAGGAAATGGGAATGGTACTCTTTGACTTGGACAACGACGGGGACTTGGATCTGTATATGGTATCAGGCAGTTCTGAATTCCTTCCCGATTCGGAAGAATATTTGGATAGGGTTTATCTGAATGATGGGAAAGGTAATTTTTCCAGATCGCAGGATGCCTTTGAGGCAGTAATAGCCAGTGGTTCTGTTGTGAAAGCAGCCGACTTTGATGGGGACGGTTGGATGGACCTATTTGTTGGAGGCAGAGCTCCGATAGCCCAATACCCTTTTCCGGAGCAATCCTTCCTGTTTAGAAATAATCAGGGGAAGCTAGAAGATGTGACAGAGCTCTGGGCTCCCGGATTGAGGAAGATAGGCATGATTACGGATGCACTTTGGTCCGATGTAAATGATGACGGATTGGTGGATTTGGTCTTGGTGGGAGAATTGATGCCTATCACCATCTTCAATAATACGGGGTCCAAATTGGAAAAATTACCGGATACAGGATTGGAAAAATATTTGGGTTGGTGGAACAGCATAGTGGCGGGTGATTTCAATGGGGATGGCAAGATGGATTATGTGGTAGGAAATTTGGGGGCCAATAATTATTACCATCCATCCGCGGAAAGGCCCGTAACAGTATATGGAAAAGATTTTGACAACAACCGCAGTATTGACCCGGTAATTTTTACATACTTCAAAGACAATTCTGGAAATTACACTTCAGTTCCCGCCCACTATTGGGATGATTTGTATGGTCAAAGTCCACTTTTCAGAAGGAAATTTACAGGTTACAAAAATTATGCACGCATTACCGAAGAGACTTTTTTTACAAAGGAAGAACTTGAGGGAGCCATGGTCTTAAAGGGCAATTATGACAGAAGCAGTTGGGTTGAAAATTTAGGCAATGGTAAATTCAGGGTACATGAATTGCCATTGATGGCCCAATTTGCACCGGTGAATGGAATGATAGTGGACGATATCAATGGAGATGGTAATATGGATGTGTTGATGGTTGGGAATGATTACGGAAATGAGGTCTTTTCTGGAAGATATGATGCATTTACCGGATTGGTGTTATTGGGCGATGGAAAAGGAAGTTTTACCCCAATCCGATCCTATGATAGTGGTTTCTTGGTTCCGGGAGATGCAAAGTCTATGGCCATGGTGCATGATGGAAAGGGGCAGCCCCTATATCTTTCTACCCAGAACAGAGGGAAACTTAAAGTCCATCAAAGTATCAAATTGAATGGTGATTACCTCAGAATTCCTCCAACTGTTCACAGTGTTGTCATAGAATTTACGGACGGAAGAACACGAAAAGTGGAAGTCAAAAACAGGTCAGGGTTTCTTTCAAACTCCAGCAGCAGTATATTCCTGCCAAAGAATGTAAAGTCTGTAATTGGAATTGATTACAAAGGAAAGCGTGTTAGTTTTTAA
- a CDS encoding creatininase family protein: protein MRPYILAENNWKNLKTERFELAVLPWGATEAHNYHMPYGTDIYEADAIGAGAGKFAWEKGSKVIILPTIPFGVNTGQHDIYLDINMNPSTQFAILKDILTVLNRQGIQKFLILNSHGGNDFKTMLRELGLLFPKMLLFTCNWYQALDKSKYFEEEGDHADEMETSLVMYLHPELVLPLEQAGDGKEKKSVIPGLREKWAWAERKWSQVTDDTGIGNPHKSNAVKGKRYFEDVCQKVGQLMVDICQADADALYK, encoded by the coding sequence ATGAGACCCTATATTCTGGCAGAAAACAACTGGAAAAACCTAAAAACCGAAAGATTCGAGCTTGCCGTACTCCCTTGGGGTGCCACCGAGGCCCATAATTACCATATGCCCTATGGGACTGACATTTATGAAGCAGATGCAATCGGAGCAGGGGCCGGAAAATTTGCTTGGGAAAAAGGCAGTAAGGTCATCATTCTTCCTACCATTCCCTTTGGGGTAAATACAGGACAACATGACATCTACTTGGACATCAACATGAACCCAAGCACTCAATTTGCCATATTGAAAGATATTTTAACCGTCCTGAACAGGCAAGGTATCCAAAAGTTTCTCATATTAAACAGTCATGGGGGCAATGATTTCAAGACCATGCTGAGGGAATTGGGACTCTTGTTCCCAAAAATGCTACTATTTACCTGCAATTGGTACCAGGCTTTGGATAAGAGCAAATATTTTGAAGAAGAAGGCGACCATGCAGATGAAATGGAAACCAGTTTGGTCATGTACCTGCACCCAGAATTGGTATTGCCCTTAGAGCAAGCTGGTGATGGAAAAGAAAAAAAATCTGTAATCCCTGGATTGAGGGAAAAATGGGCCTGGGCAGAAAGAAAATGGTCCCAAGTGACTGATGATACCGGTATAGGAAATCCCCATAAATCAAATGCTGTTAAGGGAAAAAGATATTTTGAAGATGTCTGCCAAAAGGTGGGACAACTCATGGTAGATATCTGTCAGGCAGATGCAGATGCTCTTTACAAGTAA
- a CDS encoding isoaspartyl peptidase/L-asparaginase family protein, with protein sequence MSNRRTFLKKTLASTSLLLPAGLIPACSQSQDNSKGEKFKPLILSTWDHGMPANDKAWEVLMETGDLVSAVEEGVKVTELDMENLSVGLQGLPDREGIPTLDASIMKGDGSCGSVAFVRQVRHPISLARKVMEETPHVMLVGEGARQFAIAQGFPMEEEVLSPKAEAAYQEWKVESKYKPIINFENHDTIGMIALGPDGRLAGSCTTSGLAFKMHGRVGDSPIIGAGLYVDDEVGAATATGLGESIIRICGSFLIVELMRQGRSPQEACEEAVRRLIAKNSKDIKDIQAGFLAINKDGEYGAYAVQKGFTYARHHSKGKDLLYAGYKM encoded by the coding sequence ATGAGTAATAGAAGAACTTTCCTTAAAAAAACATTAGCTTCCACTTCTCTCTTGTTGCCCGCAGGTTTGATTCCTGCCTGCAGTCAGTCTCAGGATAATTCCAAAGGAGAAAAATTCAAACCCTTGATTCTCTCCACATGGGACCATGGCATGCCTGCTAATGACAAGGCATGGGAGGTCTTGATGGAGACTGGAGACTTGGTCTCAGCAGTGGAGGAAGGTGTGAAAGTGACCGAACTGGACATGGAAAACTTATCGGTTGGACTTCAGGGTTTGCCTGACAGAGAAGGTATTCCCACACTTGATGCCTCTATTATGAAAGGAGATGGATCCTGTGGTTCAGTAGCTTTTGTTAGGCAGGTCAGACATCCCATTTCTTTGGCAAGAAAGGTGATGGAAGAAACCCCACATGTCATGTTGGTAGGGGAAGGAGCCCGACAATTTGCCATTGCCCAAGGCTTTCCAATGGAAGAGGAGGTTCTAAGCCCCAAAGCGGAGGCTGCTTATCAGGAATGGAAAGTGGAGTCCAAATACAAACCTATCATCAATTTTGAGAACCACGATACCATAGGAATGATTGCTCTTGGTCCAGACGGGAGATTGGCGGGTTCATGTACCACATCCGGTCTGGCATTTAAAATGCATGGAAGGGTAGGGGATAGCCCTATAATTGGAGCAGGCCTGTATGTAGATGATGAGGTAGGTGCAGCAACAGCTACAGGTTTGGGTGAATCGATCATCCGGATTTGTGGGAGTTTCCTTATTGTGGAGTTGATGCGTCAGGGAAGATCGCCACAGGAAGCCTGCGAGGAGGCGGTCAGAAGATTGATTGCCAAAAATTCAAAAGACATCAAAGATATTCAGGCTGGATTCCTGGCCATCAATAAGGACGGAGAGTATGGTGCATATGCAGTTCAGAAGGGGTTTACCTATGCACGTCATCACAGCAAAGGGAAGGATCTATTATATGCCGGTTATAAAATGTAG
- a CDS encoding copper homeostasis protein CutC, with protein sequence MILEAPVFTIEAALKAASYGVHRLELCSDFGEGGETPSVGALSYLKEKINIPIFVMIRPRGGDFIYTSEELEVMRRDIRILKSFGADGFVFGVLNQDGRVDQKACKLLLDEAEGLPCTFHRAFDICRDKEEAIETLISLGFKRILTSGGENTAALGLSNILQYMIQAAGRIIILPGGGSKVEHIGLLKASGQLKEIHASCKTYRPSTSLYRHPKVSLSNDQATFHQVLTIDEAIVREFLNEMQG encoded by the coding sequence ATGATTTTAGAAGCGCCCGTTTTTACCATTGAAGCTGCCTTGAAGGCCGCATCCTATGGCGTACACCGTCTTGAACTTTGTTCTGATTTTGGAGAAGGGGGGGAGACCCCTTCGGTGGGAGCCCTATCATATCTAAAAGAGAAAATCAATATTCCCATTTTTGTGATGATCCGGCCCAGGGGAGGGGATTTTATCTATACTTCAGAAGAATTGGAAGTAATGAGAAGGGATATCAGGATCCTGAAATCATTTGGAGCAGATGGATTTGTATTTGGGGTTTTGAATCAGGATGGGCGTGTAGATCAGAAAGCCTGTAAGCTCTTGCTGGATGAAGCAGAGGGATTGCCTTGTACCTTTCACAGGGCATTTGATATTTGTAGGGATAAGGAAGAGGCCATCGAAACCCTTATTTCATTGGGCTTTAAAAGGATTCTAACTTCCGGTGGGGAAAATACAGCCGCATTGGGTTTGTCCAATATTCTCCAGTACATGATACAGGCTGCTGGGAGAATTATCATATTACCAGGCGGAGGATCGAAAGTAGAGCATATTGGGCTTTTAAAAGCCTCAGGGCAACTAAAAGAAATACATGCAAGCTGTAAAACTTACAGGCCATCAACTTCCCTCTACAGACATCCCAAGGTCAGTCTTTCGAATGATCAAGCTACTTTTCATCAGGTTTTGACGATTGATGAGGCGATAGTCAGGGAGTTTTTGAATGAGATGCAGGGATAG